GTGCGTGAGTGTTACTGTTGCACCCTCGATCATACTCTTCGGGTTGATCGCCTTGTTTACATAGATCGTTACATTGTGAGGTTTGTCTTGCTTTATCTTGGCCCCATCAGCAGGATGGGCAAGCGTCCCTAGTTCCGGTCTGATTTTCAATGTGAATGCGCCCTCAGAAATTCGAACATTGAGCTCGATTCCGTTTTGGAGCTTCACATATCCAAACCAGTTGAAAACTCCCGTAACGGTATTCGTCGCATCATCTACTGAAGTGATGGTTGCTGTACCACCCGTACACTTATACTTCATATCAGCACGAGCACCGTATTGATAAACGGAGACGTCATCAAGAACGAATAGACCTTTGACGCCTACAAACTTCTTGAGGACAAGCTTCATGAAAAGAAAGTTGGAGGCATCTGTCGAGTCAATGATCCCCCAAACAGTTAAGGCTGCTGTATCGATATCATATCGAACTCGTTGTGCCGCCTTATCGACAACGGGCCCACTGCCTACTCCGTTTGATACAGTCTGCTGCTTCCATGTAAAGCTTTCTTGCGCCGTACTGAACGTCACAGCCAGAGCCATGAACATTGCGCTGAGTAAAAAAACGAATCGTTGCTGCATGATCCCGCTCCTCTAATTGAATGTCGTTCTTCGTTTCGGCTGGCAACCTGCAGAATCAGATCGTACGACCATGTAGGTCGATGTACTGAATTACTACTGAAGCAAGTTGCAACACGGCATTGAACGGTACTATGGAGATTTTTTGGCCATTTTAGCGCCCATGGCTGTAAAACGCGAACCCAAGCTTATACAACTACTTAGGCCACTTTCGCCGGTCCAGATCGAGCGGCTTTTGGCCTTCGTTCGCTCGCCGTACTACAACACTTCTGAGCCCTTGGTTCAACTCCTTGAAGTATTGGCCCCCTACCATCCCTTTCCCCAGATACCAGCAGATGAGGAGATATGGGGCTCCTTGCACCCCAATGAGCCATTTCGGTATGCCACACTGCGAAATCGCTACTCAGATCTTGTAGCACTTGCAATGAGGTTCCTGGCCGTGGACCAGTTTCAAGCGAAGCCGGATCTTATGCTGGAGTACCAGGTAGCGGCGCTGCGAAACATGCGGCTGTTCTCGCAGTTTGAAAAGACGGTCGATGATGCCTTTGACGATATCGAACGTCGCATTGTGCGAGATGATGCAACGTTGGATCTTCATTGGCGGATGCTGGAAGAACGATCACTGTATCAAACATTCAATCGTCCGGGAACGGGCAGAGACATCCTGCAGGATGAGCTCAATGTGCTGGTGGAGCTGAGCATCGCGCGAATGTTGCGTCAGATCACGCTGATGATCCACGAGCAGTATCAACACGGTGTAGACTTCGACCTGCACTTCTCGGCCGATATCATGGAGTTCCTTCATCGGAATCCGGCGTTCCGAAAGAATGCCTGCATCGATGTCTATGCTGCCGTTGTTGAGCTCTCGGCCACACCAAGCCCGGATGCCTTTGTGAGTCTTCGAACTCTCATACGGCAGCGGATTCACGAACTCCCGTTCGTGGACGGATATATGGCGTTCACCCACCTGGCTGACCACTGTATGTATCAGATCAATGTGGTCGGAGATGATCGGTACTACAAGCAAGCATTGCTCAATATTCAAGCACAGATCGAGCTGAAGTACCTCGGGAAACCGAATCTTCTCTACCCCGACTACATCTTTCTGGTTCGTATGGCCGTTGGAGCCGGAGAACTCAACTATGCACGAGAGTTTATGGCGGAATTCGCTGATGCTCTTATGCCAAATGTTCGTGAGGACGTGCAGATACTCTGTGAAGCGGTGATCGCTCAATACGAAGGTCGCGCGGACGATGCGGTAGCTCTTCTTCAAAAGGTCACACTCTCTCAACCGTTGTTCAAACTCATGGTTCGGATCTACACCATTGAGAACCTCATGGTTCTTGGACGATGGGACGATGTTCGAACGGCCGTAGATGCTCTCCGGCATCTTGGATTTCCGGAGGGGGCTATCTCTGTTCGGCACTACGCCCTGGTGGATGACGTGGTGAAGATCGTCCCCCGAATTGCAACGATCATTGAATCCGAACCCGGACCTCGCAGGGCCACTCGTGTGTCCGCTGTGAACGAAGCGATCAACGGCATGGCCACGAACATCTTCGGCGTCAGGAACTGGCTTCGGTCGTTTCTGGCGCGTGGGTAGGGGCACGGCCGGGTTATCGTGGGTAGGGGCACGGCATGCCGTGCCCCTACCCACGAATCGTCCACGCCGTGCGTCCTAACCCTCCTTTGCCCGATTGATGCGTAAACTTGCACATGATGGAATTCGATTACGACGATGAACACGAAGAACCGAACCGCCAGGAGCTCGATGAGACCCTGAAGCGGTTCCGTGAGTCCGTTCGCAGTGGTAATTGGCAGAATGGCGCACCAACAGCAGAATCGCTGGAGACCATCGTTCACTATTGCCTCGAAACACAGGCATTTGACGATGCATTGATCTTTGCGAAGATGTGGGCCGAAAAAGCCCCCTACTCTACCGATGCATGGCACAAGTTGGGCATCGCCCACGGAAGCCTTGGACATTGGGAAGAGGCACTTGAGGCCTATGCACAAGCTTCCCGACTGGACCCGGTGGATATCGAGATCACGGTGAACCGCGGAATTGCTCTCGAACAGCTGGGAAGGCTCGAAGAAGCCAACCGCCTTATCGAAGACGCATTATCGGCCGACCCGAACAACCTTGACGCGCTCTTCACAAAGGCACTCATCCTTGAAAAGCGCGAGCGGTACGATGAGGCCATGCGGCTCTTTGTCTACCTAGCAAAACAGGAGCAATTCCAACGCGACGCGTTGTTTGAGATCGCTATCTGTCACGAAGCCCTGGAGCAGTTCAACGAGGCCATTGCTATCTATGACACCCTCGTCGACATGGAGCCCTATGAACCCAATGCGTGGTTCAATAAGGGTGTGATCCATGGAAAGAAGGGGGCTAATCGGATGGCGTTGCAGTGTTACGACATGGCAACGATCATCAAGCCCGACTTCGTGAACGCGTGGTACAACATGGGCAACACCTACGCCACGCTTGGTCGCGTCGATGAATCCGTGAACGCCTACCGCGAAGCGCATCGTGTGGATCCAACGGATATCCCGGTAATGCACAACCTTGCCTCTTCCCTGGAAGAAGGCGGGAAGTTCCAAGAAGCGGCAGAGATGTTTAGCAAGGTCATCGAGCTTGAACCCCAACACTCACAGGCCCTGTATGGAAGGGGCACCTGCTACGACGCGTTGGAACAGTTCGACAAAGCGGTGGCAGATTATGACGCTGCCTTAAAGATCGAGCCGGAGTATGCTGATCTCTGGTATGCAAAGGCAGACGCACTTTTCAATCTTCAGCGCGTGAACGAATCGCTTACTGCGTATCGGAAGGCGTTGGAGCTTCAGCCCGAAGACGTAGAGTGCTGGTATGATTACAGCACTAGCGTGCTGGAAACAGGTGATGTTCTCGAAGCACTTCGGGGTTTCAATGAGTGTACTCGCCTAATGCCCGAATGGGCTGAAGGGTATTACGCAACAGCCAAAACTCTGTGTGCGGCAGGCCAGCCCCTTTCCGCCGTCCCCTTTCTAAACAAGGCTTTTGCCCTTGATCCGTCAAAGCGTGACGACTACGAAGCGGAGTTTCCGCTCATCGCTGGTCCGCTCGGTATGGAATACCTCAATAATGTCCTCAAAGAACACCAAAACGGAGAATGATCATGGCCTATGACCCAATGCTCGTGCAGCCTATGCGCGAAGAACTCACATCGCTCGGGATCACTGAATTGCGCACTGCTGCTGACGTTGATGCAGCAATGGCAAAGCCGGGCACAACCATGGTCGTTGTGAATTCCGTATGCGGATGTGCAGCCGGCGGAGCACGGCCGGGCGTTGCTATGGCATTGAAGCACGCAACCTTGCCTGACAACATCGTAACGGTCTTTGCCGGCCAAGACACAGACGCCACTGAACGTGCGCGCTCATTCTTCACCGGTGTACCGCCGTCATCCCCTTCTGTTGCCATCATGCGTGATGGAGAGCTCGTGGCCTTCATGCCGCGACATCATATCGAAGGTCGTTCACCGGAGATGATCGCTGCATCGCTCACATCGGCATTCGATGAGCTTTGCACAAAAGCATCTGCGTGAGCATGCAGGACGGACGTCCACGCATCTAACAACGTATCACTGAGTCGATGGTCCGGAAACACATCCGCCACGAGATGGTGGAAGGCAGCGCCGTGGTGCAAATGCACCAGGTGGCAGAGTTCGTGCACCACAACGCCTCGGATACAGCCGTCGGGCACGCGGATAAGGTGTTCGTTCAGGGTGATATATCCCGTGGAGGAGCAGGAGCCCCATCTCCGTTTCATTTTGCGGAGTTTGAGACCCTGATATCGCAGTCCCGGCACACCTATTGCCGGCAAGTGTTCCGTGATCATCTTTGAAAAGAGGGTCTCGGCTTCTGATCGTTGCCAGCGTTCTACATATCGCAACGCAGCCTGTGTGGTTGTAACATGTTGCGGAACAATGACATCCGCGTTTTTCCAGCCCCATTCCAGCACCTCTCCCCGATGGTAGATGTGGTTGGGTTGTGTACGTTGCGGCAGTACGGACCGTTTGGCTTCTACGTCCTGCAGCCTTTCACTGATCCACGTTTCCCGCATTTTCAGGAACCGCTCGATCTCGTAAAGGGGCATGCGGTTCGGAGAACGCACAATGACCGATCCGGTGGGGTGGACCTCAACCGTCATCGTTCTTCGTGAGCTTCGCACGAGCTCATACGGCAATCCGTCTATCACAGTAACCTTTTGACCCGTCTATTGTTAGTAGGATTCATGAGGAGACACCTCACTGAATATAGCGACACTGAACTCTATGCGATGCTTCGCACGGATCAACGCGAAGCAGCGTTCAGCGAACTGTATTCGAGACTGTCTCCAAATGTGTTCTCGTACTGTATGCGTGTGCTTGGAAGCAGAGACCGAGCATATGACGTGTTCCAAGAGACGTTCATGCGATTTTTCCAGAGCGCAGAACGGATCGAATTCTTGGAAAATGTGCGCGCCTATGCCCTAACGATCTGTCGCAACCTCTGTCTCAATGAGAAGAAACGTGCACAGACGCAGATGGTGGAATTCGACGATTCGATGTACAACCCTGGGGTATCCCGCGAGGCGGATCGTTCGGAAATGATGAAGCTCATCACGATGGCAATGGAGCTTCTCCCCACGGACATGCGCGAGGCCTTTGTCCTGCGTGAGTATGACGGCCTCTCCTACAACGAGATCAGCGAAATGTTGAACATCAAACTCGATACGGCCAAGGTACGTGTGTTTCGCGCGCGCCAGAAGATCAAGGAGATCCTTGAGCCCTACCTGAACGAACTTTCGAAAGACTGAAGAATGTCAACGCATCA
This region of Ignavibacteria bacterium genomic DNA includes:
- a CDS encoding M48 family metallopeptidase, with amino-acid sequence MTVEVHPTGSVIVRSPNRMPLYEIERFLKMRETWISERLQDVEAKRSVLPQRTQPNHIYHRGEVLEWGWKNADVIVPQHVTTTQAALRYVERWQRSEAETLFSKMITEHLPAIGVPGLRYQGLKLRKMKRRWGSCSSTGYITLNEHLIRVPDGCIRGVVVHELCHLVHLHHGAAFHHLVADVFPDHRLSDTLLDAWTSVLHAHADAFVQSSSNADVSDAAIISGERPSI
- a CDS encoding BrxA/BrxB family bacilliredoxin, whose product is MIMAYDPMLVQPMREELTSLGITELRTAADVDAAMAKPGTTMVVVNSVCGCAAGGARPGVAMALKHATLPDNIVTVFAGQDTDATERARSFFTGVPPSSPSVAIMRDGELVAFMPRHHIEGRSPEMIAASLTSAFDELCTKASA
- a CDS encoding tetratricopeptide repeat protein, which gives rise to MEFDYDDEHEEPNRQELDETLKRFRESVRSGNWQNGAPTAESLETIVHYCLETQAFDDALIFAKMWAEKAPYSTDAWHKLGIAHGSLGHWEEALEAYAQASRLDPVDIEITVNRGIALEQLGRLEEANRLIEDALSADPNNLDALFTKALILEKRERYDEAMRLFVYLAKQEQFQRDALFEIAICHEALEQFNEAIAIYDTLVDMEPYEPNAWFNKGVIHGKKGANRMALQCYDMATIIKPDFVNAWYNMGNTYATLGRVDESVNAYREAHRVDPTDIPVMHNLASSLEEGGKFQEAAEMFSKVIELEPQHSQALYGRGTCYDALEQFDKAVADYDAALKIEPEYADLWYAKADALFNLQRVNESLTAYRKALELQPEDVECWYDYSTSVLETGDVLEALRGFNECTRLMPEWAEGYYATAKTLCAAGQPLSAVPFLNKAFALDPSKRDDYEAEFPLIAGPLGMEYLNNVLKEHQNGE
- a CDS encoding RNA polymerase sigma factor, which produces MRRHLTEYSDTELYAMLRTDQREAAFSELYSRLSPNVFSYCMRVLGSRDRAYDVFQETFMRFFQSAERIEFLENVRAYALTICRNLCLNEKKRAQTQMVEFDDSMYNPGVSREADRSEMMKLITMAMELLPTDMREAFVLREYDGLSYNEISEMLNIKLDTAKVRVFRARQKIKEILEPYLNELSKD